In one window of Drosophila innubila isolate TH190305 chromosome 2L unlocalized genomic scaffold, UK_Dinn_1.0 4_B_2L, whole genome shotgun sequence DNA:
- the LOC117780159 gene encoding uncharacterized protein LOC117780159 isoform X1, whose translation MDLPSMVQRSGDTLIVRSVVSGNQLYMEQGHNVNSNSGNNKNNNNNSSMHSNNTSPALSNVASTSPTVTTSALEQQLERFRLQQLLQQQQQQAVVAAAAVVNSVQQQQQQQQQPHVVLSLDAKEEGLPQCKIKRNYSCNHCAYFTQNPRYHLTHLRDVHGEKIVINKCKLCLYASRHFQKLVRHMKMVHGCTDGIPSGHGQARGKRGMSREARKRRLEESVGVIGGQSLAHSVPDMPTLEQVKRELQLQEQKLQRDIEAYKQRQREELQQREQQREQQLELVSNYERQFQATLRDLDARESYERQSSPAEPPTPSPSGSATPPPALSSGGEEPQNRLLKCSACEFTTLYRTQLRSHELAEHGKTKFFRCDKCSYVTHIKARFSKHVKYHSMPMIKCVTCDFRTPYKWNLDRHMKNHGGAGAFKCAACDFTADIKQSLTVHEMNHHVPPVGNAGSIWPRRQNKVGASEMCDDFLSDSAELEDQYNNNNLDDDLEDGDGGALSGEEHYGKRSKYEEDEEPTDLSQKGGCSSDTSSVGTATPRAKRPMPNLIPISKSPKDVLNLSKDTNASRSSLTEIASMFFNEKQISEMLDKSDVPQLSPATTITSQASSRSLLAKKGGSFFDKLKTGAQHDNLICQCGHVAKYLSESIIHGKSCQSSAVVIEDDDAALHEDDADDRLEIDEDDEDRQSHSALNLSVSGSTRCQHCRHRCKSSTDLLHHLAQCAEAIRCANEMYDSNSGESGERRSDAHSLQQQAAVQQQRVCIWNKAAKEIAAAVVHQDKTNLLTKSPGSQAVSNEENSYYGVETAPGYGEVTKKMTPEEEAANSSLKKVYKCPHCSFWASTASRFHVHIVGHLNKKPFECSLCSYRSNWRWDITKHIRLKTIRDPSHKTAKVLMNDETGRRNYTKYNKYITLMKVTEEDGDPKLMKSGEMTPNQVASLAFLKDYQKVGVGAGHDITLEPISPNKSTSLDETQLADNLIRLPLLATMMNAAMAKQQHQQHQQLEQQQQEQHHSTMITPSVTISPVKRTHQAPPGKPSDDLITEVHQEGSEKKTFYRCRKCNFRHHNRDAVLAHVKIHYQESCFPKGSSSGSSTSPLQVSVSSNQQLYMNKVFAAMCLSQPSPTSGTNNNNSNCGNGQQQHSLIPAGLLQRAIQEAQHSPTPNASALSGLALALAGGKCPSTVTVGGGSSTATPKANAASILEHGEQKASQNEASADSLTSPTITTAASTARSLQDLLTSPRTRHGQHYGDGTTTTTATTTTNSNANTNVVMGTGYRHDATGNNRKNLSSSGGYVASSNKPPTNNNTTTTTTTNTSPMPRHCRLKHSGDIRIETLERSCNNNNSAATPIYRPQGAAASNESQAQHLSNNNNSIYNNNNNNNNKLSNNNNNSNLLSSKQLEQLLHSPLSASAAAVVNAASTPQDLQAAAAYWAAACKAVNAVASGSAEELLQLQQNDQIEITRLPAAAAATTTSSNTAQDLPNSNNSNNNNTKSKQQKCPVCPYISESKSQMNYHVSLHKPTQYECPLCTFVCAKKQHLSSHMRSVHQQQQLSSAGAGTGAGTGASGPNSQLGLDFSVALQLAAAKQIQQLPPSAPLAIDLSQLQLEESSSAQLQAQQQLPPEYQYKLISYCPRCPARFAQKHNDERNAKLELEQHLAEHAPSELESDEVHICAYCEYRAGAETLLQLHRAVHMSHYQEKCQQLYRNCKEDIMYPAPKLLQIAGPETIWVVDNELGAQLLRQTTVNSSTNLGGNYDGQNSLLKKQLESGNGGGGAIVREQTPPKAQEAEEDEERQSSTTPSTSASVATSDLAADGSSDDAGSVDMPQSAPAPQRCQHCPYETEQHEQLQQHLQKHACLNPPAEQAQQCAHCDYYAVEEAELEEHTAVHFNASEKLKSVEFFTCYDKLEISVEQEPEVEQLNEDSKQPEHNNNQDNVINANVQQSENEEEIEPELEPEPEPEPVKKPSTKLILYKTDGELSVKPSLLEERSENISDRLRRRSLRGNAAGTPTVPTAPTSPMEETDKMILVNPKSGKVIYRK comes from the exons ATGGACTTGCCCTCGATGGTGCAACGTTCTGGAGATACGTTGATAGTGCGCAGCGTTGTCAGCGGCAATCAACTCTACATGGAGCAGGGACACAatgtcaacagcaacagcggtaacaacaaaaacaacaacaacaacagcagcatgcacagcaacaacacatcGCCGGCGCTGAGCAATGTTGCATCCACATCGCCAACAGTGACAACAAGCGCATTGGAACAGCAATTGGAGCGTTTTCGCTTGCAAcagttgttgcaacagcagcaacaacaggcggtagtggcagctgctgctgtggtaaacagcgtgcaacaacaacagcaacaacagcaacagccacatgTGGTGCTCTCACTTGATGCCAAGGAGGAGGGCTTGCCACAGTGCAAGATCAAGCGTAATTATAGTTGCAACCACTGTGCTTACTTCACACAGAATCCACGCTACCATTTGACGCATCTACGAGATGTGCACGGCGAGAAGATTGTGATCAACAAGTGCAAGCTGTGTCTTTATGCCTCCCGCCACTTTCAGAAGCTGGTGCGCCACATGAAGATGGTGCACGGTTGCACCGACGGCATTCCCAGCGGTCACGGGCAGGCGCGTGGCAAGCGTGGCATGAGTCGTGAGGCACGGAAGCGGCGACTGGAGGAGAGTGTTGGTGTCATCGGTGGACAATCGTTGGCGCATTCTGTGCCAGATATGCCaacgttggagcaggtcaaacgtgagttgcagttgcaggaGCAGAAGCTGCAACGCGACATCGAAGCCTACAAGCAGCGGCAACGCGAAGAGTTGCAACAACGGGAGCAACAACGGGAGCAACAGCTCGAACTCGTCTCCAACTACGAAAGACAATTCCAAGCGACGTTGCGGGATCTCGACGCACGGGAGTCCTACGAACGCCAATCGTCGCCAGCGGAGCCACCGACACCGTCGCCAAGTGGTTCGGCCACGCCACCACCGGCCCTATCATCGGGTGGAGAGGAGCCACAGAACCGTCTGCTCAAGTGCAGCGCCTGCGAGTTCACCACCCTCTATCGCACCCAATTGCGTTCCCACGAGCTCGCCGAGCACGGCAAGACCAAGTTCTTCCGCTGCGACAAGTGCAGCTATGTGACCCACATCAAGGCCAGATTCAGCAAGCATGTCAAGTATCATTCAATGCCCATGATCAAGTGCGTCACTTGCGATTTTCGCACACCCTACAAATGGAATCTGGACAGGCATATGAAGAATCATGGAGGAGCTGGCGCTTTCAAGTGTGCCGCTTGTGATTTCACCGCTGACATTAAGCAATCGCTGACCGTCCACGAGATGAATCATCATGTGCCACCAGTGGGTAATGCCGGCTCCATTTGGCCAAGAAGACAGAACAAAGTTGGAGCTAGCGAGATGTGCGATGATTTTCTCAGTGATTCAGCTGAACTGGAGGAtcaatataacaacaacaatttggacGATGATCTGGAGGATGGCGATGGTGGTGCATTGAGCGGTGAGGAGCATTATGGCAAACGGAGCAAATACGAGGAGGATGAAGAGCCAACAGATCTTTCGCAGAAGGGCGGTTGCTCCTCAGACACATCCAGTGTGGGCACCGCCACACCGCGGGCCAAGCGACCAATGCCCAATCTTATTCCCATCAGCAAAAGTCCCAAGGA CGTGCTGAACCTGTCCAAGGACACAAATGCCTCTCGCAGCTCGCTGACAGAGATAGCCTCCATGTTCTTCAATGAGAAACAAATCTCCGAGATGCTGGACAAGTCGGATGTGCCACAATTGTCACCTGCGACGACGATCACCTCGCAGGCATCGTCGCGCAGTCTGTTGGCCAAGAAGGGAGGCTCCTTCTTCGACAAGCTAAAGACGGGAGCACAGCATGATAATCTGATCTGTCAGTGTGGACATGTGGCCAAGTATCTATCCGAATCGATAATACACGGCAAGAGTTGTCAGTCCTCAGCTGTTGTGATTGAGGATGACGATGCAGCGTTGCATGAGGATGATGCGGATGATCGTTTGGAGATCGACGAAGACGATGAGGATCGTCAATCGCATTCGGCATTGAACTTGAGTGTTTCTGGATCGACACGCTGTCAACACTGTCGACATCGCTGCAAATCCTCCACCGATCTGTTGCATCATCTGGCCCAATGTGCGGAGGCCATAAGATGTGCCAACGAGATGTATGACTCGAATTCCGGAGAAAGCGGTGAGCGTCGATCCGATGCGCATTCGTTGCAACAACAGGCGGCGGTGCAACAGCAACGTGTCTGCATTTGGAACAAGGCGGCTAAGGAAATTGCAGCCGCTGTGGTGCATCAGGATAAAACAAATCTGTTGACCAAATCACCAGGCAGTCAGGCTGTCAGCAATGAGGAGAATAGCTACTATGGCGTGGAGACAGCACCCGGCTACGGTGAG GTAACCAAAAAGATGACGCCCGAGGAGGAGGCAGCCAATTCTTCGCTGAAGAAGGTCTACAAGTGTCCACATTGCAGTTTCTGGGCCTCAACAGCATCCCGCTTTCATGTCCACATCGTGGGACATTTAAATAAGAAGCCTTTTGAGTGCTCTCTCTGCTCATATCGTTCCAATTGGCGTTGGGATATTACCAAGCATATCCGGCTAAAGACCATCCGAGATCCCTCGCACAAGACGGCCAAGGTCCTGATGAACGATGAGACCGGCAGGCGTAATTATACCAAGTACAACAAGTACATCACCCTGATGAAAGTCACTGAAGAGGATGGCGATCCCAAGCTCATGAAATCGGGTGAAATGACACCCAATCAGGTGGCATCGTTGGCCTTCCTGAAGGACTACCAGAAGGTCGGTGTTGGCGCTGGCCATGACATCACCCTAGAGCCCATATCACCCAACAAATCCACCAGCTTGGACGAAACACAACTGGCGGATAATCTGATTAGATTGCCATTACTGGCAACCATGATGAATGCAGCAATGGCcaagcaacagcatcagcaacatcagcagctggagcaacagcaacaggaacagcaTCATTCAACGATGATTACACCATCAGTGACCATATCTCCTGTGAAAAGGACACATCAAGCGCCGCCTGGCAAACCCAGCGATGATCTCATCACTGAAGTGCATCAGGAGGGCAGCGAGAAGAAGACCTTCTACAGATGCCGCAAGTGCAATTTCAG ACATCACAATCGGGATGCAGTGCTGGCCCATGTGAAGATCCACTATCAGGAGTCGTGCTTCCCGAAGGGTTCATCGTCTGGCAGCAGCACATCACCATTGCAGGTGTCGGTTAGTTCGAATCAACAGCTCTATATGAACAAAGTATTTGCCGCGATGTGCCTATCGCAACCATCTCCGACGTCGggaactaacaacaacaacagcaattgtgGCAAtggccagcagcaacattccCTTATACCAGCTGGCCTGTTGCAGCGTGCCATTCAAGAGGCACAACACTCACCCACACCCAATGCTAGTGCTTTGAGTGGTCTCGCCTTGGCGTTGGCAGGTGGCAAGTGTCCATCAACGGTAACAGTTGGTGGAGGAAGCTCGACAGCAACGCCTAAAGCAAATGCCGCCTCCATATTAGAGCACGGTGAGCAGAAAGCGAGTCAAAATGAGGCAAGTGCCGACAGTCTGACGTCGCCCACAATCACCACAGCAGCAAGCACGGCAAGATCATTACAAGATCTGCTAACATCACCACGAACACGGCATGGTCAACATTATGGTgatggaacaacaacaacaacagcaacaacaacaactaattcTAATGCTAATACAAATGTGGTTATGGGTACCGGATACAGGCACGATGCTACTGGCAATAATAGGAAGAATCTATCATCAAGTGGCGGCTACGTAGCATCATCAAATAAACCAcctaccaacaacaacaccacaaccaccaccaccaccaataCATCGCCTATGCCA CGGCATTGTCGCTTAAAGCATTCCGGGGATATTCGGATCGAGACCCTTGAGcgaagttgcaacaacaacaacagcgctgccacgcccatttaCCGTCCACAGGGCGCTGCCGCCAGCAATGAGTCCCAAGCCCAACAcctaagcaacaacaacaacagcatctataacaacaacaacaacaacaacaataaattgagcaacaacaataataatagcaatttGTTGAGCAGCAAACAATTGGAGCAACTGTTGCATTCACCGCTCTCCGCCAGCGCCGCCGCTGTGGTGAATGCGGCAAGTACGCCGCAGGATCTGCAAGCGGCCGCTGCCTATTGGGCCGCTGCCTGTAAAGCCGTTAAcgctgtggcaagtggcagtgCCGAGgagttgttgcaactgcaacagaatGATCAAATCGAGATCACACGTTTAccggctgctgctgcagcaacaacaacttcatcCAACACGGCACAGGATTtgcccaacagcaacaacagcaacaacaacaatacgaaGAGCAAGCAACAAAAGTGTCCCGTTTGTCCATATATATCGGAGAGTAAATCCCAGATGAATTACCATGTCTCGTTGCACAAACCCACACAATACGAGTGTCCACTCTGCACCTTTGTCTGTGCCAAGAAGCAACATTTGAGCAGCCACATGAGAAGTgtccaccaacaacaacaattgagttCGGCAggagctggaactggagcAGGAACTGGAGCAAGTGGCCCCAACTCGCAACTGGGCTTGGATTTCAGTGTGGCCCTTCAGCTGGCGGCAGCCAAGCAAATCCAACAATTGCCGCCGTCGGCTCCTCTGGCCATCGATTTGAGTCAACTGCAGCTGGAGGAGAGCTCCTCGGCGCAGTTGCaggcacagcagcagctgccacctGAATATCAATACAAATTGATCAGTTACTGTCCACGTTGTCCGGCACGTTTCGCCCAGAAGCATAATGATGAGCGGAATGCCAAGCTGGAACTGGAGCAACATCTGGCGGAACATGCGCCCAGCGAGCTGGAGTCGGATGAGGTGCACATTTGTGCCTACTGCGAGTATCGTGCTGGTGCAGAAACTCTGCTCCAACTGCATCGAGCGGTGCACATGTCGCACTACCAGGAGAAGTGCCAACAATTGTATCGAAACTGCAAGGAGGATATCATGTATCCGGCGCCTAAATTGCTACAAATTGCCGGACCCGAAACCATTTGGGTTGTGGACAATGAATTGGGCGCTCAACTGCTGCGACAGACGACCGTCAACTCCTCCACGAATCTTGGTGGCAACTATGATGGCCAGAACTctttacttaaaaaacaactGGAGTCGGGTAATGGCGGTGGTGGGGCAATTGTGCGGGAACAGACGCCTCCGAAGGCGCAGGAAGCCGAAGAGGATGAGGAACGTCAGAGTAGTACCACACCATCGACAAGTGCTTCAGTGGCAACCAGTGATTTGGCTGCCGATGGCAGCAGCGATGATGCTGGTTCCGTGGATATGCCACAGTCGGCGCCAGCGCCACAACGTTGCCAGCATTGTCCCTACGAGACGGAGCAACatgagcaactgcagcagcattTACAGAAGCATGCTTGCCTTAATCCGCCAGCCGAGCAGGCACAGCAGTGTGCCCACTGTGACTATTATGCTGTGGAGGAGGCGGAGCTGGAGGAGCACACGGCGGTGCATTTTAATGCGAGTGAGAAACTTAAATCCGTCGAGTTCTTTACATGCTACGATAAGCTGGAAATAAGTGTGGAACAGGAACCGGAAGTGGAGCAACTCAATGAGGACAGCAAACAGCCGGAGCATAACAATAACCAGGACAATGTCATTAATGCCAATGTACAGCAGTCGGAGAACGAGGAGGAGATTGAGCCGGAGTTGGAGCCGGAGCCGGAGCCTGAACCTGTCAAGAAACCCAGCACAAAGCTCATACTCTACAAAACGGATGGCGAGTTGAGTGTGAAGCCATCGCTCCTCGAGGAGCGCAGCGAGAATATCAGCGATCGTTTGCGACGTCGCAGTTTGCGTGGAAATGCAGCTGGCACGCCCACGGTGCCGACAGCGCCCACATCGCCAATGGAGGAGACGGACAAAATGATACTGGTCAATCCCAAGTCGGGCAAAGTCATTTACAGAAAGTAA